The genomic window CTTCTCGGTCCCTGAGCTTGTCGAAGGGTGCGGGGAACTCAGCGCCGAGCAACCCATGTTTCACGTGAAACAACCTCAGGAGGACTGACCGAAGCCCGACTCGCCAAGCTCGCTCAGGATGCGGTTGAGATCGGCGATGGTGGCGAACTCCACGACCATCTGGCCCTTCTTCGCACCGAGGGTCACCTTCACGCGGGTGTTCAAACGGTCGCCGAGACGGTCTGCGATCTCATCGAGTTGGCCGCGTCGCGATCCGGCGATCGGACGCGGCTTCTTCGCCTGAACACCCTGAGCCGCAGCAGCCTCGGCCGCGCGGACGGACAGGTCCTCGTTCACGATCTTGTCGGCCAGGCGCTGCTGTGCCTCAGGATCGGTCAGCGACAGGATGGCTCGGGCGTGTCCGGCGCTCAGCACACCGGCAGCAACGCGCTGCTGCACGGCCGCCGGCAGCTTGAGCAGGCGGATGGTGTTGCTGATCTGCGGGCGGGACCGCCCGATGCGGTTGGCAAGCTCGTCCTGGGTGATTCCGAAGTCGGCCAGGAGCTGCTGGTAGGCAGAAGCCTCCTCGAGCGGATTCAGTTCAGAGCGATGGAGGTTCTCGAGCAGCGCGTCGCGCAGCATGTCCTCGTCTGCGGTGTCCTTGATGATCGCGGGGATGCGGTCGAGACCCACCTCCTTCGAGGCTCGAAGACGCCGCTCACCCATGATGAGTTCGTATCGTTCGTCGTCGCCAGGGATCGGACGGACAACGATCGGCTGCAGGACGCCGACCTCACGGATGCTCGTGACGAGTTCCGCGAGGTGGTCTTCATCGAAGACCGTGCGCGGCTGGTTGGCGTTCGGCACGATGAGTTCGGGGGAGAGGTACGCCAGACGGGCACCGGGAACGGCCACGAGCTGCGGTCCATCTGCCGTCGTAGCAGCGGCGTCCGGGCCAGTGGGGGCGTCGGCTGCCGCGGCCTCTGCTGCGGCGGCGTCCGCGGCTGCGGTCGCAGCATCCTTCGCCGCCTTGCGGGCAGTGCCCTGGTTGTCGGGGAAGAAGACGTCGACGGGACGGTTCGCCTGCGAGTCTGAACTCGTCGTCGGAATGAGTGCACCGATCCCGCGACCAAGTCCAGTTCGTTTCGTTGCCATCAGTGACTGACTCCCTCAGGGTGGTTCGTATCGGGTGTATCGGAGGAGCCTGCGGCCCATCGGTTGGCGATCTCCGCCGCTGCTTCGAGATAGGACACCGCGCCGAGCGACGTGGGGTCGTAGCTGATGACGCTCTGTCCGAAGCTGGGCGCCTCGGAGATACGCACCGCTCGTGGGATGACGGACTCGAGGACCTGCCCGGTGAAATGGTCTCGGACGTCCTGAGCCACCTGCTGCGCGAGGTTGGTGCGCCCGTCGTACATCGTCAGGAGGATGGTGCTGACGGCGAGCCCTGGGTTCAGGTGCCGCTGGATCAGCTGGATGCTGCTGAGGAGCTGACTCAATCCCTCGAGCGCGTAGTACTCGCACTGGATGGGGATGAGCACCTCCTTGGCCGCAACGAAGGCATTGATCGTCAGGAGTCCGAGGGACGGTGGGCAATCGATCAAGACGTAGTGGAACGGCTCATCGGCATCCTGGATGAACTGTTCGAGGGCCGTCCGGAGTCTATGCTCACGGGCTACCTGTGAAACGAGTTCGATCTCCGCACCGGCGAGATGGATCGTCGACGGAGCGCAGAACAGCGTGGGGAACTCGGGGCTCTGCTGGACGACATCGGCCAGGGGGAAGTCGTCGATCAGGACGTCGTAGACACTCGGGACGTCGGAGTGGTGCTCGACGCCGAGTGCGGTGGACGCGTTCCCCTGGGGATCCAGATCGATCACGAGGACACGAGCGCCCGAACGGGCGAGCGCGGCGCCGATGTTGACAGTGGTCGTCGTCTTGCCGACCCCACCTTTCTGGTTGGAGACCGTGAAGACCCGAGTGTGGTCGGGCGTCGGCAGGGTTGCGTGAGCCAAGGCCTTACGCCTCTCAGTCAGATGATGGAGCTCGCGAGCCAACGGCGTGGACGCGTCGAAGGCGCTACCAACGGAGTCGCGCTCGGGAGCCGCGGAATGCGTTGGTTCGGGTTGTTTCACGTGAAACCTTCTCGCTCGAAACGTGTCCTTCAACCGTACCAGCGTGGGCTGACGCCGGGGGAGCGATCTCCGAGCGTGCTCGGGGGAAGTGCGCACGCATGCCGGCCTCAGAGCGCCGTTTCGCGACACCCGCATCTCATCGAACGCCTCGAATGGTGCCCAGGAGGGGCAGCCCGCCCTCCATCTTCCACAGGGTTATCCACAGGGCAGCGGTATGCGCAATCCCGCGCAACCGCGTGCGCTTCGCGCGTGGAGGTCGATGCCGATCCGAGCGACCCGAGACGAGCCCAGCGGACGTGTGTTGACAACCGTGGGGGAGATCCCTCCGCCATCGGGCAGAGATCCGCGTCTTTCCGCGGAAGTTTGGACCCGAGCGGCCCACTCCGGGTCCGCGACGTCCGGGCTCTTGCCCCGGCGCGCGTTGGTCACAGTGTGGTGGTACGCGGATTGGGGCCCGCGTCTTTGCGGGAGATCACGATTTCTACGGCTGCGCTCGAGAACTGTCCACAGAGTTATCCACAGGCGTCACCTCCGCGCACGTGTGTGGATGAGCACTGTGCGACTGGCACCGGTCCGCGCCAGCGTTTCACGTGAAACCAAGGTGTGGCGCACGCGGAGCCACCGAACGGCTCGCATCGATAGGCACCTCTGCAGCCTCTGGCCACAGCCCGCCATTCGCCTCACCGCTGTGATCCGATACTGGGCGGAGTGGTAGCGGCGCGACATCACGCGACCATTCCAGTCCCGTACTCGAAACGTCTCACTTGACCGCTGTTTCACGTGAGACACTCTCGACAAGATCAACGCAATGGATAAGTGTGATCTTGAGCGCGAGCCGGCCGGGGACCGCGCGTGGTGCTCGTCGAACTCCGCTGCTCATCACCACCCCGCTACAGCAGCGCAGGAGCAAACTGCAACGCATGTTCCACGTGAAACATCCAACACGGTGCCGATCCAGCCACGTCGGCCTCCTTCGGGCGTGTATCGACTGAGAGAATCGAGTACACGACTTCCACTTCGATATGAACCACTTCTGATACGAGGAACTCTCGCGAGTAGCATCCACCCGCGTTCCACGTGAAACGTCGCGCAATCTCAACCTTGCGGCGCCAAGCACCCTCTACCGAAGCCATCTCTGCGCGCAGAATCATGCATCGTCAATCGGCAGCACGCCTACTCCGTCCAGGCCGACAGGAGTCACGAGCACGACCTCCGAAGTGCCGGCGCACCTCGACACGTCGTCACGCCGACTGGCCTCTGCGCAGCGCACGTCACCGCCCGGTCGAGGACAGCACCGGGGGAGCAGCAGGTTGCTCGGATCTGACCGCGCCGCTCGACGCCAGAACCTCCGAGAGCGGGGCGCCTTCGACGCAGGCGATAGCACCAGCCCGACCATCCCCGACCTCCCGGGCGGCGGCTCTCCCAGCACCTCAGCCAACACCGACCCACCGGCGGACATGAGTCTGCCGGCGGCCGGGCACCAGTCAGCCCGCAAGCACCTGAGGAACTGGCGGAATACGCACCTCGCCGCAGCGGCCCGACGGCACCATCCGCCACGTGATGAACCACCGCGAGTCAGTCGAACGTGTGGGACGGGGCGACGCATCTTCCCTGCAACCAAGGACGGACTCAGACCTCCCCGGACTTCAAACGAAGGCCGCATATCTCTGACGAGCACGCCCGGATCACCAACCTGGGAGGTTCACCATTGCCACCCACACTCGGCCGTCATCTCCGAAGGGGCGGTCGGACGGTCGGCCACCGCGTCGAGTATCGACGTCCGGGTGGGACGATCAGCGGAGCGTGGAGCATCGCCGCCCGCCAGTGGCCGTGCCGACCCCGCGTCACAGAAACGGGATGACGGGCCAAAGAAACAACATATATGAGATACCAGAGACCCTAAGGCTGACAAACGTCAGAAACACTCGAATCCAGCCCGCCCAGCGCGCCGGATTCGTGTCCGAACGGACCGGAGAATCGTTCCTGACGAACTCAGGACCGTTGAACTGGCCGCATATTCCGGGCCGGTTCGTCAGGAGCCATTCTCCCGAGGGCTCACAAGCCGACCGATATCGTCTGCGGCGCCCCTCACGGAGGCCCGGGCGCTCCCGACCGACCTCAGGCGCGAACGGTTCCCACGATGACTCGGGTCGGCTCCGCGAGAACGCTCTCGCCAAGCGTTCGGACCTCGACGCCGGAGACCCGGTACTTGCGAAGCTCCTTGGTCGACGCATCGACCTCCGCCTGCGCGCCGGCGCCCTTCATAAGGACCAGCTCTCCGCCGTCCCGAAGCAGGGGAGCGGTGAGGGGGAGCAACTTGCGCAGCGCACTGACCGCGCGCGCGGTCACCTGGTCGAGGGGCTCATCGAGGCGAACCTCCTCAGCGCGCG from Plantibacter flavus includes these protein-coding regions:
- a CDS encoding ParB/RepB/Spo0J family partition protein; protein product: MATKRTGLGRGIGALIPTTSSDSQANRPVDVFFPDNQGTARKAAKDAATAAADAAAAEAAAADAPTGPDAAATTADGPQLVAVPGARLAYLSPELIVPNANQPRTVFDEDHLAELVTSIREVGVLQPIVVRPIPGDDERYELIMGERRLRASKEVGLDRIPAIIKDTADEDMLRDALLENLHRSELNPLEEASAYQQLLADFGITQDELANRIGRSRPQISNTIRLLKLPAAVQQRVAAGVLSAGHARAILSLTDPEAQQRLADKIVNEDLSVRAAEAAAAQGVQAKKPRPIAGSRRGQLDEIADRLGDRLNTRVKVTLGAKKGQMVVEFATIADLNRILSELGESGFGQSS
- a CDS encoding ParA family protein, translated to MARELHHLTERRKALAHATLPTPDHTRVFTVSNQKGGVGKTTTTVNIGAALARSGARVLVIDLDPQGNASTALGVEHHSDVPSVYDVLIDDFPLADVVQQSPEFPTLFCAPSTIHLAGAEIELVSQVAREHRLRTALEQFIQDADEPFHYVLIDCPPSLGLLTINAFVAAKEVLIPIQCEYYALEGLSQLLSSIQLIQRHLNPGLAVSTILLTMYDGRTNLAQQVAQDVRDHFTGQVLESVIPRAVRISEAPSFGQSVISYDPTSLGAVSYLEAAAEIANRWAAGSSDTPDTNHPEGVSH